A single region of the Pirellulales bacterium genome encodes:
- the rho gene encoding transcription termination factor Rho, translating to MGKRKKGRGRGRGPGPHGGGGPGGSIGGRMHDNPRMRHRGRRFSNGEPQGMPYSDVEPTAENGEPLPVEPGSGVLELHPNGYGFLRNPDNNLSRERTDPFVPGTMIDKFRLREGVLINGMVQQGRRQQGPRLKEILDVDGLKPEDYPNVKTFDSLTPINPESWLKLETGQQPLTTRVMDLLTPLGKGQRALIVAPPRTGKTILLQQVSHAIAENFPRVKLIMLLVDERPEEVTDMKRCVRGDVIASSLDRDVESHVRLSQLVVERCKRLAEMGKDVFLLMDSITRMARAFNKWVGNTGRTMSGGVDVKALDIPKKLFATARLFEEGGSLTIVATALIDTGSRMDELIFQEFKGTGNMELVLDRKLADRRVWPSIDISQSGTRREEKLLDPDTLHAVTMLRRTLSTMHHVDAMEQLTKQLGKFKTNKEFINLIAASRGMD from the coding sequence ATGGGTAAGAGGAAGAAGGGCCGCGGACGCGGCCGAGGGCCCGGGCCGCACGGGGGTGGGGGTCCAGGGGGCAGCATCGGCGGTCGAATGCACGACAACCCGCGGATGCGGCATCGCGGCCGACGGTTCAGCAATGGCGAGCCGCAAGGAATGCCCTATTCTGACGTCGAGCCCACCGCTGAAAACGGCGAGCCGCTGCCGGTCGAACCTGGGAGTGGCGTTTTGGAACTCCACCCGAACGGCTACGGCTTCCTTCGCAATCCGGACAATAATCTTTCCCGGGAACGGACCGATCCATTTGTGCCGGGCACGATGATCGACAAGTTTCGCCTCCGAGAAGGGGTGCTCATCAACGGCATGGTGCAGCAGGGACGGCGGCAGCAAGGCCCGCGGCTCAAGGAGATTCTGGACGTCGACGGTCTGAAGCCCGAAGACTACCCGAACGTCAAGACTTTCGACTCACTAACTCCGATCAACCCGGAGAGTTGGCTCAAGCTGGAGACCGGCCAGCAGCCGCTTACGACGCGCGTGATGGATCTGCTCACACCGCTGGGCAAAGGCCAGCGGGCCTTGATCGTCGCTCCGCCGCGCACCGGAAAAACGATATTGTTGCAACAGGTGAGCCACGCGATCGCGGAGAATTTTCCCAGGGTCAAGCTCATCATGCTCCTGGTGGACGAGCGGCCCGAGGAAGTCACCGATATGAAGCGATGCGTTCGCGGCGATGTGATCGCCAGCAGCCTCGATCGCGACGTGGAAAGCCACGTTCGGCTCTCGCAGCTCGTCGTGGAGCGCTGCAAGCGCCTGGCCGAGATGGGCAAGGACGTGTTCCTGCTGATGGACTCGATCACCCGTATGGCCCGGGCCTTCAACAAGTGGGTCGGCAACACCGGCCGCACGATGAGCGGCGGCGTGGACGTCAAGGCGCTCGACATTCCGAAGAAGCTGTTCGCTACCGCCCGCCTGTTTGAAGAAGGGGGCTCGTTGACGATCGTCGCCACGGCGCTGATCGACACCGGCAGCCGAATGGACGAGCTGATCTTCCAAGAGTTCAAGGGAACCGGCAACATGGAATTGGTGCTCGACCGCAAGCTGGCCGATCGCCGCGTCTGGCCGTCGATCGACATTTCGCAATCCGGCACCCGCCGCGAGGAGAAATTGCTCGATCCCGATACGCTGCACGCTGTGACCATGCTCCGCCGCACGCTCTCGACGATGCATCACGTCGATGCAATGGAGCAGCTCACCAAGCAATTGGGCAAGTTCAAAACGAACAAAGAGTTCATCAACCTGATCGCCGCCTCGCGCGGGATGGATTGA
- a CDS encoding glycosyltransferase family 87 protein, producing the protein MRTWSGATWLRIAFGAWIALAVAASVKTIIEPQLHTVYTAFSHGSRDWWDGNSLYVDRAYYYSPTFAIAMTPFAIFPDWLGGVFWNLASVGLLAWSLRVFFRDVLAVPLPPPLGEGRGEGVGSTGASPHPNTLPKGEGTASALWKPTLGLLPARSEGLFHLLVLLGTARSVWSGQSNAILVALVLFAGAAIVRGRWWRGSFLLAAPVYIKIWPLVAVGLFCVQWPKRLTARVAICAAALGLVPFLTKPAVAVLGAYADWYHCLVNRQATQFRFPGYRDAWTIWEQFESPVDKRAYLILQIAAGAATLGWCLWQRRRTSSAKRLAIFTIAAWSAWQLLFGPGTERLTYNLIAPALAWGVLTAFDSRRGRIWIAATYVTTYILGLGGMERLLSGVVPAAVALEPIGVLMFTGWLAWHAARSAESMEFAETSTHRDNAGVAAATRSSAA; encoded by the coding sequence ATGCGAACTTGGAGCGGAGCAACCTGGCTGCGGATCGCGTTCGGCGCCTGGATCGCGCTGGCGGTGGCGGCAAGCGTCAAGACGATTATCGAGCCGCAACTTCATACGGTCTACACGGCCTTCTCGCACGGATCGCGCGATTGGTGGGACGGCAATTCGCTGTACGTCGATCGGGCCTACTATTACAGCCCGACCTTCGCCATCGCGATGACGCCGTTCGCCATTTTTCCCGATTGGCTCGGTGGCGTTTTCTGGAACCTAGCGAGCGTCGGACTATTAGCGTGGAGCCTGCGAGTTTTCTTCCGCGACGTGTTGGCCGTTCCTCTCCCTCCTCCTTTGGGAGAGGGCCGGGGTGAGGGCGTCGGATCTACAGGCGCTTCCCCTCACCCTAACACTCTCCCAAAGGGAGAGGGGACGGCGAGTGCGCTATGGAAGCCGACACTAGGACTTCTGCCGGCGCGCTCGGAAGGCCTATTCCATCTGCTCGTTCTACTTGGCACCGCTCGCAGCGTTTGGTCGGGTCAGAGCAATGCCATTCTGGTGGCGCTCGTGTTGTTTGCCGGGGCGGCGATTGTGCGCGGGCGCTGGTGGCGCGGTTCGTTCTTGCTTGCCGCGCCGGTGTACATCAAGATTTGGCCGCTGGTGGCCGTCGGCTTGTTCTGCGTTCAATGGCCGAAACGATTGACCGCGCGCGTCGCCATTTGCGCCGCCGCTTTGGGTCTCGTTCCGTTCTTGACGAAGCCCGCCGTCGCGGTGCTCGGCGCGTATGCCGACTGGTATCACTGTCTGGTAAACCGGCAGGCCACTCAGTTCCGCTTTCCCGGCTATCGCGATGCCTGGACGATCTGGGAGCAATTCGAGTCGCCGGTCGATAAACGAGCGTATCTGATTTTGCAGATCGCGGCCGGCGCGGCGACGCTCGGCTGGTGCCTCTGGCAGCGGCGGCGCACGAGTTCCGCGAAGCGCCTGGCGATATTCACGATCGCGGCCTGGAGCGCGTGGCAACTTCTTTTCGGCCCCGGCACGGAGAGGCTGACCTACAACTTGATCGCCCCGGCGCTCGCCTGGGGAGTTCTGACGGCATTCGACTCGCGCCGCGGCCGAATTTGGATTGCCGCGACGTATGTCACGACCTACATTCTCGGCCTAGGCGGAATGGAGCGCCTTTTGTCCGGCGTCGTCCCAGCCGCGGTCGCGCTCGAGCCGATCGGCGTGCTGATGTTCACAGGATGGCTGGCTTGGCACGCCGCGCGCTCGGCTGAATCGATGGAATTCGCCGAGACAAGCACCCATCGAGACAATGCCGGCGTCGCCGCCGCAACACGGTCCAGCGCCGCCTGA
- a CDS encoding GntG family PLP-dependent aldolase has protein sequence MPTKSLDFRSDTLTKPTPEMRSAMAAAAVGDDVFNEDPTVLELQRCVAEKLGKEAALFVPSGTMSNQIGVRVHCSPGDEFICEAGCHIYNFEQAAYAQLSGLAARTVEGEFGLLRLDQLTDLIRPQNEHQVRTRLICLENTHNRGAGRIQPYDTVVDICTWAHAHGLVTHLDGARLFNAVVATGIPAADWAQHFDTVSVCFSKGLGAPVGSALAGPRELIAQARRHRKLFGGGMRQAGVIAAGALYALGHHIERLAKDHENARLFADAVREVEGLELYPEEIDTNIVIFRVDPRLGTAAEFAAQLKSQGLHTLPVGPQLIRAVTHLDVSRVDVERAGIVLRTVAEAGLAKA, from the coding sequence ATGCCCACGAAATCTCTCGATTTTCGCAGCGACACGCTCACCAAACCAACCCCCGAGATGCGTTCCGCGATGGCGGCCGCCGCGGTGGGCGACGACGTGTTCAACGAAGACCCCACCGTCTTGGAACTCCAGCGCTGCGTGGCCGAAAAGCTCGGCAAGGAGGCGGCGCTGTTCGTTCCCTCGGGCACGATGTCGAACCAGATCGGCGTGCGAGTGCATTGCTCGCCGGGGGATGAGTTCATCTGCGAGGCCGGTTGCCACATCTACAACTTCGAACAGGCGGCCTACGCACAGCTTAGCGGCTTGGCGGCGCGGACGGTCGAAGGAGAGTTCGGCTTGTTGCGGCTGGACCAATTGACCGACCTGATTAGACCCCAAAATGAGCATCAGGTCCGCACGCGGCTCATCTGTTTGGAAAACACGCACAACCGTGGGGCCGGCCGGATTCAGCCGTATGACACTGTCGTCGATATTTGCACCTGGGCCCATGCTCACGGCTTAGTGACCCATCTCGACGGCGCACGGCTATTCAATGCCGTCGTCGCGACCGGCATCCCGGCGGCAGACTGGGCGCAGCATTTTGATACCGTTAGCGTTTGCTTCAGCAAGGGACTCGGCGCGCCGGTTGGTTCGGCGCTCGCCGGGCCTCGGGAGCTGATTGCCCAAGCCCGCCGGCATCGCAAGCTGTTTGGCGGCGGGATGCGCCAGGCGGGCGTGATCGCCGCCGGGGCACTCTATGCGCTTGGCCATCATATCGAGCGTTTGGCCAAAGATCACGAAAATGCCCGGCTCTTTGCTGACGCGGTTCGCGAGGTCGAAGGTCTCGAGCTTTACCCCGAGGAAATCGACACCAACATCGTGATCTTCCGAGTCGATCCGCGGCTGGGGACTGCCGCCGAGTTCGCGGCGCAGCTCAAATCCCAAGGGCTACACACGCTGCCGGTCGGTCCGCAACTGATCCGTGCCGTAACGCATCTGGATGTCAGCCGAGTGGACGTCGAGCGCGCCGGAATCGTCCTCCGCACCGTCGCCGAGGCCGGATTGGCGAAAGCGTGA
- the ilvA gene encoding threonine ammonia-lyase produces MSVLPADIVAARSRIAGGIAVTPCPESIQLSELCGARIYCKLEYLQRTGSFKERGARNALLQLNEIQRKRGVVAASAGNHALGLAYHGNLLGVGVTVVMPRFAPLIKVSTCRRLGARIVLHGETYPEAIRFAHEIANRDGFTYIHGFNDPAIIAGQGTLGLELVEQAPNVEAIIVPIGGAGLIAGVATAVKSVKPEVRIFGVEAEQVPTFTAALAAGHPVDIPLKPTLADGLAVGRVGDLPFAMTQPLVERVVTVSEEQISLAILRLAELEKSVVEGAAAAALAACMNGALAELAGRHVAIVLTGGNIDLGVLGRVIEHGLVADGRLCRFTATISDRPGGLAKLAERIAAAGASIQEITHDRAFCGPDVTAVNVLCTVETADRSHIDELFRQLRQAGIATVPSPEAAKVT; encoded by the coding sequence TTGTCCGTCCTTCCCGCCGATATCGTCGCCGCTCGAAGCCGCATCGCCGGCGGAATCGCCGTCACTCCGTGCCCCGAGTCGATTCAGCTCTCGGAACTCTGCGGCGCGCGGATCTATTGCAAGCTGGAATACCTCCAGCGAACCGGCAGTTTCAAGGAGCGCGGCGCGCGCAACGCGCTCTTGCAACTGAACGAAATTCAGCGCAAGCGCGGTGTCGTCGCCGCTTCGGCCGGCAACCATGCGCTCGGATTGGCATACCACGGAAATCTGCTGGGCGTCGGCGTGACGGTCGTCATGCCGCGGTTCGCGCCGCTGATCAAAGTATCGACCTGTCGCCGTCTCGGCGCGCGGATTGTCCTGCACGGCGAAACGTATCCCGAGGCAATCCGATTCGCCCACGAGATAGCCAACCGCGACGGCTTCACGTACATCCACGGCTTCAACGACCCGGCCATTATCGCCGGCCAGGGAACGCTCGGTCTGGAACTCGTCGAGCAAGCTCCCAATGTCGAGGCGATTATCGTGCCGATCGGGGGCGCCGGATTGATCGCCGGCGTTGCGACGGCCGTTAAGAGCGTCAAGCCGGAGGTGCGGATCTTCGGCGTCGAGGCCGAGCAGGTGCCGACATTCACCGCGGCATTGGCAGCGGGACATCCGGTCGATATCCCGCTCAAGCCGACGCTTGCGGATGGGCTGGCGGTCGGGCGGGTCGGCGATTTGCCGTTTGCAATGACCCAGCCGCTGGTCGAACGAGTCGTCACGGTGAGCGAAGAACAGATTTCGCTAGCAATTCTACGGCTGGCCGAACTCGAAAAGAGCGTCGTCGAAGGAGCTGCGGCAGCCGCGCTGGCGGCTTGCATGAACGGCGCGCTCGCGGAACTGGCCGGCAGGCACGTCGCGATCGTGCTCACCGGCGGGAACATCGACCTCGGCGTGCTCGGCCGAGTGATCGAGCACGGGCTGGTTGCCGATGGCCGGCTATGCCGATTCACGGCCACCATCAGCGACCGCCCCGGCGGCCTGGCCAAATTGGCCGAGCGAATCGCCGCTGCCGGCGCAAGCATCCAGGAGATCACTCACGACCGGGCGTTCTGCGGCCCGGACGTGACGGCCGTCAATGTGCTCTGCACGGTCGAAACGGCCGACCGCAGTCACATCGACGAACTCTTCCGCCAACTCCGACAGGCGGGCATTGCAACCGTTCCCTCCCCGGAAGCAGCCAAGGTTACGTAA
- a CDS encoding alpha/beta hydrolase-fold protein has protein sequence MKVRRSCHRILLVVALAACLEAHAGPAAAVEFEVTVDPQVASQPVSGRLYVFLSSRGGEPRFGPDWFNPEPFFRLDVRNFRPGTSQIIGDSAAGFPDMLSRLPAGKYRAQSVLANDFYSPEPGKGVGNFYSRVVEIQIAGGRTGRVPLMLDRAVEAEKFPDIQWVKEIVIKSELLGTFHHREVLDRAAVVLPASYFNQPERRYPVIYVVPSFGGSYREALQFARQPPSAADGEQEFIRVMLDGQCEWGHHVYADSATNGPRGQSLTTELIPEIDRRFRTVPKASARFVAGHSSGGWSSLWLQVSYPDTFGGVWSTSPDPVDFRDFQRIDLYADPPQNMVRDPQGNRRPIARHGDTPVLWFDSFCKMDDVLGRGGQLRSFEAVFSPLDADGLPRRLWDRASGQIDPEVAKAWQAFDIRLKLERNWQVLAPKLRGKLHITTGSLDTFYLDGAVLRLAESLKQLGSDAQITIVPGADHTTVLTPDYFRQARREMSAAYRVGESR, from the coding sequence ATGAAAGTTCGCCGATCTTGCCATCGCATTCTTTTGGTCGTCGCGCTGGCGGCATGTCTAGAAGCGCACGCCGGGCCCGCGGCGGCAGTTGAGTTTGAGGTGACAGTCGATCCGCAAGTCGCATCGCAGCCAGTCAGCGGCCGGCTCTATGTATTTCTCTCGAGTCGCGGCGGCGAACCGCGGTTTGGACCGGATTGGTTCAATCCGGAACCGTTTTTCCGGCTCGATGTGAGAAACTTTCGACCCGGCACGAGCCAGATCATTGGAGATTCCGCGGCCGGATTTCCCGACATGCTGTCGCGGCTGCCGGCGGGCAAGTATCGAGCGCAGTCCGTGTTGGCAAACGACTTTTATTCCCCCGAGCCGGGCAAAGGCGTCGGCAATTTCTATAGTCGCGTCGTCGAGATTCAAATCGCCGGTGGGCGGACCGGCAGAGTCCCGTTGATGCTGGATCGCGCGGTGGAAGCCGAGAAATTTCCCGACATCCAGTGGGTCAAAGAGATCGTGATCAAGAGCGAATTGCTAGGTACGTTCCATCATCGCGAGGTGCTCGATCGCGCGGCGGTCGTGCTGCCGGCAAGTTACTTCAATCAACCCGAGCGGCGCTACCCGGTGATCTACGTTGTCCCTTCCTTCGGCGGGAGTTATCGCGAGGCGCTCCAATTCGCGCGGCAGCCGCCGAGCGCCGCGGACGGCGAGCAAGAGTTTATCCGCGTGATGCTCGACGGGCAGTGCGAATGGGGGCACCACGTCTATGCCGACAGCGCGACGAACGGCCCGCGTGGCCAATCGCTCACCACCGAGTTGATTCCCGAAATCGACCGGCGTTTTCGCACGGTCCCGAAGGCTTCGGCCCGCTTCGTAGCGGGGCACAGTTCCGGCGGCTGGTCGAGCCTGTGGTTGCAGGTGAGCTATCCGGATACCTTCGGCGGAGTCTGGAGCACTTCGCCTGATCCGGTCGATTTTCGCGATTTTCAGCGGATCGATCTTTACGCCGATCCGCCTCAAAACATGGTTCGCGATCCGCAGGGCAATCGCCGGCCGATCGCTCGTCACGGTGATACACCCGTCCTCTGGTTCGATTCCTTTTGCAAAATGGACGACGTGCTCGGCCGCGGCGGACAATTGCGGTCGTTCGAGGCCGTGTTCAGCCCGCTCGATGCCGACGGCCTGCCGCGGCGGCTCTGGGACCGAGCAAGCGGGCAGATCGATCCGGAAGTGGCCAAGGCATGGCAGGCTTTCGACATTCGCCTCAAGCTCGAGCGGAATTGGCAGGTGCTGGCGCCAAAGCTCCGCGGCAAGCTGCATATCACGACGGGGAGCCTCGACACGTTCTATCTCGATGGGGCCGTGCTGCGGCTGGCCGAATCGCTCAAGCAACTCGGCAGCGATGCCCAAATCACGATTGTGCCCGGCGCCGACCACACGACCGTTCTCACCCCCGACTATTTCCGCCAAGCCCGGCGGGAGATGTCGGCCGCGTATCGCGTCGGGGAATCGCGCTGA
- a CDS encoding glycosyltransferase family 39 protein: protein MAIHASKEFADFGFSESACASRSPNPESRAPRRWTRLIEWELLVLALVTAATYGARLTALPIRGEETRRAEVATEILQTGDWIVPRQQGQPFLSRPPLGSYPIALFELLFGEGSLWAVRLPSVLATWLTTLLIYGYGRQFLSRFGALSAGFVFATMGMVLQMGRLAETDAIFTLLVSGSLLLWHWGYSCHWRQPWPWLAGYLFAALGALAKGPQAPIYFLGAAVVYLAWRRDWRQLFSWSHLAGIGLFAAVVGAWQIPFYLATDWRSVREIWMSDVGLRFEDAGWTRAAMHLLIYPIGVLISMLPWSPLLPAYLFACFRKRIGEARPWVMFLAIGLAVAFPSCWLVPGAKERYFMPLFPCLALLIGLVIQRALAADAPRAMRLGWTLYLAGVSGAILFSGLAVAGASWIDGFQMSELSQPIWFAAIYLGLALATFAALLWRGSLGSRGRGYLFVVALAAFVAMSHVGVVIGSMAKASADAAPAMAELKRKLPPHIRLVSFGLIETLFTYYYGDPIEPRHWPPTEEDLKGGADYFCFTWDRDYMPPFPFAWHEIGEIPCDRLRHDHPTKRVIVGQRLYNIAAGDLKRDELRR, encoded by the coding sequence GTGGCGATCCATGCGTCGAAAGAGTTTGCCGATTTTGGATTCTCAGAATCCGCGTGCGCGTCTCGGTCCCCGAATCCCGAGTCCCGAGCCCCGCGTCGCTGGACGCGTCTCATCGAGTGGGAGCTTCTGGTTCTCGCGCTCGTCACGGCCGCAACCTACGGCGCGCGACTGACAGCGCTGCCCATTCGCGGGGAAGAGACGCGCCGAGCGGAAGTCGCCACCGAGATTTTGCAAACGGGCGATTGGATCGTGCCGCGGCAGCAAGGCCAGCCATTTCTGAGCAGGCCGCCGCTAGGGAGCTATCCGATCGCACTGTTCGAGTTGCTGTTCGGCGAAGGCTCGCTATGGGCCGTGCGGCTGCCGAGTGTCTTGGCCACCTGGTTGACGACCTTGCTCATTTACGGCTATGGGCGGCAGTTTCTTTCGCGATTCGGGGCGTTGTCCGCCGGGTTTGTCTTCGCCACGATGGGAATGGTATTGCAAATGGGCCGCCTCGCAGAAACAGACGCGATCTTCACGCTGCTGGTGAGCGGATCGCTGTTGCTTTGGCATTGGGGATACTCGTGTCATTGGCGCCAGCCGTGGCCGTGGCTCGCCGGCTATCTATTCGCCGCGCTGGGTGCGCTTGCGAAGGGACCGCAAGCGCCGATCTATTTCTTGGGAGCGGCTGTCGTTTATCTGGCCTGGCGGCGCGATTGGCGGCAACTTTTCAGTTGGTCGCATTTGGCCGGTATCGGACTGTTCGCCGCGGTCGTCGGCGCGTGGCAAATACCGTTCTACCTCGCAACCGATTGGCGATCGGTGCGCGAGATTTGGATGTCGGACGTCGGTCTGCGGTTCGAAGACGCGGGTTGGACGCGGGCCGCGATGCACTTGCTGATTTACCCCATCGGGGTGCTGATTAGCATGCTTCCCTGGTCGCCGCTGTTGCCGGCGTATCTGTTCGCCTGCTTCCGCAAACGGATTGGGGAAGCGCGTCCCTGGGTGATGTTTCTCGCGATCGGCCTGGCCGTGGCATTCCCGAGTTGTTGGCTTGTGCCGGGGGCGAAGGAACGCTATTTCATGCCACTGTTCCCTTGCCTTGCGCTGCTCATCGGCCTGGTGATTCAGCGGGCCTTGGCCGCCGATGCGCCTCGTGCGATGCGACTGGGCTGGACGCTCTACTTGGCTGGCGTGTCGGGGGCGATCCTATTCAGCGGCCTGGCGGTCGCAGGGGCGAGTTGGATTGACGGTTTTCAGATGAGCGAATTGTCGCAACCAATCTGGTTCGCGGCGATTTACCTGGGCCTTGCGCTGGCGACGTTTGCCGCGCTGCTGTGGCGTGGCTCGCTCGGATCGCGCGGCCGGGGGTATCTTTTCGTCGTCGCGCTGGCCGCGTTTGTAGCGATGTCGCACGTCGGCGTCGTGATCGGAAGCATGGCCAAGGCCAGCGCGGATGCGGCTCCCGCGATGGCGGAGCTGAAACGAAAGCTGCCCCCGCACATCCGGCTGGTGAGCTTCGGCCTCATCGAGACATTATTCACCTATTACTACGGCGATCCAATCGAGCCGCGGCACTGGCCTCCGACTGAGGAAGACCTCAAAGGCGGAGCGGATTACTTCTGCTTCACCTGGGACCGCGATTACATGCCGCCGTTTCCTTTCGCCTGGCACGAGATCGGCGAGATCCCCTGCGACCGCTTGCGTCACGACCATCCGACCAAACGCGTGATCGTCGGCCAGCGACTTTACAACATCGCGGCGGGTGATTTGAAGCGCGACGAGCTTCGCCGCTAG
- a CDS encoding thioredoxin family protein encodes MVSVFSDELPTCGKWGVDMRAIRWFLPTILIALPIVSAAADEGPHWVANLETAKQLAAQSNRLVLVHFWAPWCGPCRKLETTVFNQPGVVQAMDARFVPVKINADDFPATSRNLYGIERLPTDVIMTPSGRVLYTLGCPQDPAQYVAQLNQAAAAANTIAAGAPNSGQFAAAQAPALPVSAGGNPYRATASGLAPNGSSPTAKPAVDAAGLSVYSQNNYAAFVHNDGPGNRQPNGVAASAANVQSNPTATAPRGPATGPQVVTAQQTTPANMPPLGLDGFCPVTLVERSRTAPQDPRCWMRGDPKWGAVHRGITYLFLGPGEQKRFLQEPDRFAPALSGNDAVLAFSKGQLIAGHREFGIFFESRIYLFANMETLEKFQQNPRHFADEVRQAENPQHSAVR; translated from the coding sequence ATGGTGAGCGTTTTTTCGGACGAACTCCCGACCTGCGGGAAATGGGGTGTCGACATGCGGGCAATCCGCTGGTTTCTGCCGACGATTCTCATCGCTTTGCCGATCGTGTCGGCGGCGGCTGACGAAGGACCGCATTGGGTAGCGAACCTGGAAACGGCAAAACAATTGGCCGCCCAAAGCAACCGGCTGGTTTTGGTTCATTTTTGGGCGCCCTGGTGCGGGCCATGCCGGAAATTGGAAACCACGGTCTTCAACCAACCTGGCGTCGTCCAAGCGATGGATGCTCGTTTTGTTCCAGTGAAAATCAATGCCGATGATTTTCCAGCGACGTCGCGAAACCTCTACGGAATCGAGCGGCTGCCAACTGACGTGATCATGACGCCAAGCGGTCGGGTGCTGTACACGCTGGGCTGTCCGCAAGACCCCGCCCAATATGTCGCGCAACTGAATCAAGCGGCGGCCGCGGCAAATACGATCGCGGCCGGCGCTCCGAATTCGGGCCAGTTCGCCGCGGCGCAGGCGCCAGCGCTGCCCGTCAGCGCCGGCGGCAATCCGTATCGCGCAACGGCTAGCGGCTTGGCGCCAAATGGATCGAGCCCGACCGCGAAGCCAGCGGTCGACGCGGCCGGTTTATCGGTCTATTCGCAAAACAACTATGCTGCCTTCGTCCACAACGATGGTCCGGGCAACCGACAACCGAACGGTGTCGCGGCGTCGGCGGCCAATGTGCAGTCAAATCCAACGGCGACCGCGCCGCGCGGGCCGGCTACTGGCCCTCAGGTCGTGACCGCGCAACAAACGACTCCAGCCAACATGCCTCCCTTGGGCTTGGACGGCTTTTGTCCCGTGACCCTCGTCGAACGCTCGCGGACGGCGCCACAAGACCCGCGCTGCTGGATGCGCGGCGATCCGAAATGGGGCGCCGTGCATCGGGGTATCACCTATCTATTTCTCGGCCCCGGGGAACAAAAGCGGTTTCTGCAAGAACCGGATCGCTTTGCGCCGGCGCTCTCGGGGAACGACGCCGTGTTGGCATTCAGCAAAGGGCAGTTGATTGCTGGGCACCGCGAGTTCGGAATCTTCTTCGAGAGCAGAATCTACCTGTTCGCCAACATGGAGACGCTGGAAAAGTTTCAGCAAAACCCGCGACATTTTGCCGACGAAGTCCGGCAGGCCGAGAACCCACAGCACTCGGCCGTTCGCTAA